The sequence below is a genomic window from Actinokineospora baliensis.
GAGGTGTCCTCCACGGCATCCTTGCCAGCACCGGCCTTCGCGGGCGCCGATTCCCCGGGTACCAGGACGAACACCGCTAAACCGATGATGACGACAGCGAGGACCCCGCCGATCACGAGGATCCATCGTCTGCGCGTTTCCGACACGCCCTACCCCCAGTGCGCCCCGCGTCCGTGTGCGTGTCACACGGTCGGAGCACACGATGCCAGGCCGTGGCCTCCCGCTACCAGACAACCTGCGGAAAGCCACGGCACTGCCACCGCACCATCACACCTTGCGCACATCCACGCGCACAGCGAGACCATCACCGACAGTGCCCTCGGCCGCGCTCGCCGCACCGGTGTCGACCACGTCGGCGAGGGTCTCCCCCGCGACGAAGTCCCGGTGCACCGCGAGCACCGCGTCGAGCTCCGGCGCCGAGGACGTGTCCACGGTCAGCACGATCCGGTCCGACACCTCCAGCCCGGCGTCGCGGCGGGCCTGCTGCACGATCCGGACCAGGTCCCTGGCCACACCCTCCGCCGCCAACTCCGCGGTGACCGCGGTGTCGAGCACGACCAGACCCGAACTCGCCGGGAGCTCAGCCGTCGCGCCCGCGTCGGTGGCCACCAACCGCCGCTCGTACTCGCCCTCGCGCAGCTCGATGCCCGCCGCCACGACCGCGCCTGCCTCGGTGGTCGACCACTCGCCCGCCTTGACCGCGCGGATCACCTTCTGCACGTCCGGGCCCAGCCGCGGCCCGCAGGCACGCGCGTTGACGGCCAGCTCGAAGTGCCCGTGCGCGGCGACGTCGGTGGTCAGCTCGACCGCCTTGACGTTGACCTCGTCGCGGATCAGCTCGGTGAACGGCTCCAGCACCGCGGCGTCCTCGGCGGCCACCAGCAGCCGCGCCAGCGGCAACCGGACCCGCAGCTTGTTCGCCTTGCGCAGCGCCAACGCCGCCGAGCAGACCTGGCGGACCCGGTCCATCCCGGCCACCAGCGCGTCGTCACCGGGCAGGTCGGCCGCGGCGGGCCAGTCGGCCAGGTGCACCGAGCGGCCCGCGGTCAGCCCGCGCCACACGACCTCCGCGGTGAACGGCAGCAGCGGCGCGGTCAGCCTGGCCACGACCTCCAGCACGGTGTGCAGGGTGTCGATCGCGTCGGTGTCGCCCGCCCAGAACCGGTCCCGGGAGCGGCGGACGTACCAGTTGGTCAGCACCTCCAGGTACTCGCGGACGGTCTGGCAGGCACCGGAGATGTCGTAGTCGTCCAGCGCCGCGGTGACCGACTCGACCAGCTGCCGGGTCTTGGCCAGCGCGTAGCGGTCCAGCACGTGCGTCGAGTCGGTGCGCCACGTCCCCTCCTTGCCCTCGGCGTTGGCGTAGAGGGCGAGGAAGTAGTACGAGTTCCACAGCGGCAACACGGCCTGCCGGACCGCGTCGCGGATACCGCGTTCCGTGACGACCAGGTCGCCGCCGCGCAGGATCGGGCTGGCCATGAGGAACCAGCGCATCGCGTCGGACCCGTCGCGGTCGAACACCTCGTTGACGTCCGGGTAGTTCTTGCGCGACTTGGACATCTTCTGCCCGTCGTCGCCCAGCACGATCCCGTGCGCGACGCAGTTGGTGAACGCTGGCCGGTCGAACAGCGCCGTGGCCAGCACGTGCATCGTGTAGAACCAGCCGCGGGTCTGCCCGTTGTACTCGACGATGAAGTCACCCGGGTAGTGGTCCTCGAACCACTCGCGGTTCTCGAACGGGTAGTGCACCTGGGCGAAGGACATCGCGCCGGACTCGAACCAGCAGTCCAGCACCTCCGGCACCCGGCGCATGGTCGACGCCCCGGTCGGGTCGTCCGGGTTGGGCCGGGTCAGCTCGTCGATCGAGGGCCGGTGCAGGTCGGTCGGGCGCACGCCGAAGTCGCGCTCCAGTTCGTCGAGCGAGCCGTAGACGTCCACCCTGGGGTGGTCGGGGTCGTCGGACACCCACACCGGGATCGGCGAGCCCCAGAACCGGTTGCGGGAGATGTTCCAGTCCCGCGCGTTCTCCAGCCACTTGCCGAACTGGCCGTCCTTGATGTGCCCCGGCACCCAGTTGATCTGCTGGTTCAGCTCGACCATCCGGTCCTTGAACTGGGTGACCGCGACGAACCACGACGACACCGCGCGCTGGATCAGCGGGTTGTCGCAGCGCCAGCAGTGCGGGTAGGGGTGGTCGTAGGTCTCGTGGCGCAGCAGCAGACCCGCGTCCTTGAGGTCGCGGATGATCTGCTTGTTCGCCTCGAAGACGTGCTGCCCCTCGTAGGGCGCCACCTCCCCGGTGAACCGACCGTGCGGGTCGACCGGGATGACGACCTCGATGCCCGCGGCGTCGGTGACGACCTTGTCCTCTTCACCGAACGCGGGGGCGATGTGGACGATGCCCGTACCGTCCTCAGTCGTGACGTAGTCCGCCGCGAGCACCTGGTGCGCGTTGGTGCGCCCTACGAAGAAGTCGAACGGCGGCAGGTAGCGCGTGCCGAGCAGGTCGCTTCCCTTGTAGCGCGCGACAACGGGAACCTCTTCGCCCAACTCGCGCGCGTAGGCGCCGACTCGCGCCTCTGCGAGCAGGTAGCGCTGCCCGTTGGACTCCACCACGACGTAGTCGACATCCGGGTGCACTGCGGCGGCGAGGTTCGACGGCAGCGTCCACGGGGTCGTCGTCCACACCAACGCCTGCACGCCATCGAGGTCGGTACCCGGCGCCTGCAGCCTCAGGCCAACAGTGACCGCGGGGTCCTGCCGGTCGCGGTAGGTGTCGTCCATCTTCGTCTCGGTGTTGGACAGCGGCGTCTCACAACGCCAGCAGTACCAGAGCACCCGGAATCCCTCGTAGACCAAGCCCTTGTCGTACAAGGACTTGAAGGCCCACATGACCGACTCCATGTAGTCCAGGTCGAGGGTCTTGTAGTCGTTGTCGAAGTCCACCCAGCGGGCCTGCCGGGTCACGTAGTCGCGCCACTGGTCGGTGTAGCGCAGCACCGAGGTGCGGCACACCTCGTTGAACTTCTCGATGCCGAAGGACTCGATGTCGCTCTTGGACGAGAACCCGAGCTGCTTCTCCGCCTCCACCTCGGCGGGCAGGCCGTGGGTGTCCCAGCCGAACCGGCGCTCGACGTGGCGGCCGCGCATGGTCTGGTACCGCGGCACCAGGTCCTTGACGTACCCGGTCAGCAGGTGCCCGTAGTGCGGCAGGCCGTTGGCGAACGGCGGGCCGTCGTAGAAGACGAACTCGTTGCCGCCGTTGTCACCCGCGGGGCGGGCGTCCACAGAGGCCTGGAAGGTCCGGTCGGCGGACCAGTGGTCCAGGACGGCGGTTTCCAGGTTCGGGAAGGACGGCTGGGCGGGCACGGTCGGCTCGCCGGTGAAAGCCCTGGGGTAACCCATGGGTGGTACTCCTCGTACGGATCGGTCGGACCCACACGGGGACGACTCCCGGCGACTCCCTGCCGCCACGGCCGCGGTACCACCCCGCTTGCCACCTGGAGAGGTGACCACTCGTTCGGTCGGCTGTGACGGGCCACCCGTCCGGTTCTACTGGGGCTCGCGCCCGTTCTTCCGGAGGCTCCCCGGTGATGGCCGGATCCGCGCCTGTGCGACCGAGTCTAGCCCCGGCTCGCCACCCGGTTGGCCGCCACCCGGATGAGCAGGTAGAGCACCACCGCGTTGAGCACGTGCCAGGCGAAGTGCGTCCCCAGCGGGAAGCCGCCGCACACCGACGGGTCGACCGTGCGCAACGCGAGCGATACCCCGAAGACGGCGGCGATACCGGCGAACCACAGTGCGTAGTCGCGCTCGCCCCGCACTGCCGTGATCACCGCAAGGGCCACCATCCCGAGCAACGCGGGCAGGTAGGCGCCACCGTTGACGACCAAGTTGACCAGGACGGCGAACGCGATGAACACCGGAGCACCCAGCCACGCCCAACGCCACCGCAGCCCTAAGAACAGCTTGGGGAACATGATGACGTAGGTGAGCATGAACGCCACGATCGGAGCGACGTCCAACGACGCGGCCCACCTCGTGGCCACAGTGTGGAAGGTGAAGCTACCGAGGCCGATCGCCACGAGGATCACTACGAGCGCGGTGACGCACCAAGGCATGCCCTTGCCGCGGATGTGCCTATAGGCGAAGAAGGCGGCGATCAGGAACGCCACGTTGGTCCAGGCGTTGACCGGCTCCGACCAGAACTCCGGCCCGGTGCGCTCGCAGTACCCGTCGACCGGCATCTTCGACCTCCGTCACGGCGCTGGCACGGCGAAAGCGGCGGGCCGGAACCCGCGCCAGACTACGGCGGTCAACACCACCATGGCCACGCCCGCCGCCCAGAACGGCGCGGTGATCCCGAACCCGCGCGCGATGAACCCGCCGACCAGCGAGCCGACCGCCGACCCGCCGATGATCAGCAGCGAGTACACCCCGCCGACCCGGCCGCGCAGGTGCTCGGGCACCGCCCGCTGCCGCACCGAGGTCAGCACCACCCCGAACACCGCGCCGTGCACGCCGAACAGGACGTTGATCGCCCCGGCCACCCAGGCGTCGGTGGTCAGCGCCAGCCCGAAGTGGGTCGCGGTCTCGATGAGCAACCCGATCCGCACCAGCGCGCTGTCGCCCACCCGCCGCTGCAGCCAGGGGGCGACCGCCGACCCGAGCAACCCGCCCGCGGCCAACGCGGCGAACAGCAGGCCGAACCCGACCTCGCCGAGGCCCAGCCGCTGCTCGGCGTAGAGCACGAGGATCGCGACCGTGGCCATCAGCGCGATGTTCATCAGGCACAGCGCCACCGCCATCGCCCGCAGCAGCGTGTGCGACCAGGCCCACCGCAGCCCCTCGGCGATCTCCTCACGCATCCGCGCCCGCTGAGCGACCGGGCGCGGCGGAGGGCGGAACCGCACGGTCGCCGCCACCACGGCACCGACGAGGAACAGCGCGGACTCCAAGCCGAACGGCAGGACCGCCGACACGACGAACAGGGCAGCGCCCAACGGCGGCGCGACGAACATGTTGCCGACGATGGCCACCGCCTGCTGGCGGGCGTTGGCCGTGGGCAGCGCGGTGACGGCGACGATGTCGGGCACGAGCGCGCTGGCGGCGGTGTCGACGAGGGTCTCACCGACCCCGATCAGGAAGAACGCGAGGTAGACCAACCAGACCGAGACGACGTCGGCCCACACGGCCGTCGCGAGGGCCCCCACCACGACCGCGCGGTAGAGGTTCACCGCGACGACCACCCGGCGGCGATCCCACCGGTCCACCAGGGCGCCGCTGACCAGTGAGAACAGCAGCCACGGCAGCTGGGCGACGAAGGCGACCGCGCCGATGGCCACCGGGTCGTCGGTCAACCGCGCGACCAGCAGCGGCCCGGCCGCGATCATGATCCCGTCGGCGACGTTGGTGGCCGCCGAAGTCGCCCACAAGCGGGTGAAATCGGGCCCGAGCCCCGGTGTGGTGGTGGTCACCACAACAGCGTGCCGAGGAGCACACCCGCGCAGGGGCGAACCACCGGTGACGACCGTCACTCGGAAGTCGGGGCACCCTCGCCGGGTCGGAGCCGACCCTCTCGGTACTGGGCCGCCAGCACGGCGTCCGGCGTGCAGTGCGCGCAGGGGGTGAACCCGAGCTGCCTGGCCTCGGCGACCGGCAGCGGGATCGACGACCGCGCGCCCAGCCAGCCGCAGCGGGCCAGGTGGTAGCGCGGGCGTTCGTCGAGCACCCGCACGTCGGCCCGCAGGTCCGAGACCACGAGCAGGTCCGCGGCGTCGGTCGACTCCTCGTCCGGCTCCCGGTCCTGGTCCACCTCGACCTGGCCGACGGCGCCCCCGACCGCCTGATCGGCGCTGGGGTACAGGTCGGCGGGCTCAGGTGGGGCCGAGTACGGCTCGAACCGGGCTTGCCCGGTGTCCAGCGGCTCGACCGGCGGTGCCGGGTCGATCCGCTCGATGTCAGGGGCTCCGATGGGCCCCGGTGGCGCGGTGTCCGCGGGAACGCGGCGCCTGCGGGCGCCGAGCCAGTCGACCAGCAGGATCGCGGCCGCCACCACGGAGATGACGACCGAGATCCACGCCCACACGGTGTTGGCCGTGGTGAGCGCGGCGACCAGCAGCCCGAAGGCACCGAGCACCAGCGCTAAGACGATGAACAGCACGATGAGCGTCCAGCCCGGCGGCGGCGGGCCTCAGGCCCGCCGCCTACCCGGATCTGGTCAGCCGGCCTCGGCGCGCGGGCCGAAGGAGTAGCCGCTCTGCTGTCCCGCGCCGCGCGCCTCCGTGGTCGGCGCCGCGGAACCGCGGTCGCCGAGCTCGCGCAGGCTGGACTCCAGGAACGTCTTGAGCCGGGTCCGGTACTCGCGCTCAAAGGTGCGCAGCTCGTCGATCTTCTTCTCCAGCGTGGTCCGCTCGGCCTGCACGGCACCGATGATCTCGGTGTGCTGGCGCTGGGCGTCGCGCTCGAGCGTGGTGGCCTTCTCACGGGCCTGCCGCTCCAGCGTCTCGGCCCGCGTCCGCGCGTCGTTGAGCATGGTCTCGGCCCGGGTGCGGGCCTCGTTGACCATGGTGTCGGACTTCGCCCTGGCCTCCGAGAGCAGCTGCTCGGACTTGGTGCGCGCCTCGGCGAGCATCCCGTCCGCCTCGGCCTTGGCCTCACCGGTGAGCCGGTCGGCCATCTCCTGCGCCAGGCCGAGCACCTTGGCCGCCTGCACGTGGTGATCGCCACCACCGCCGGGGCTGGTCTGCTCCAGCGAGCTCGGCGGCGGCACCGGCTGCAGCCGCCTGGGCTCCTCCACGGCGCGGACCGGGGCGACGGTGGCCCCGGCGGTGCGGGCGTCCTCCAGGTCGGCGCGGGTGGACTCCAGCTGCGCGTCGAGCTGCTCGACCTGCGCGCGCAGGTCGTTGTTCTCCTCGATCAGGCGGGACAGCTCCACCTCGACCAGGTCGAGGAACGCGTCCACCTCGTCCTCGTTGTAGCCCCGCTTGCCGATGGGAGGCTTGCTGAACGCGACGTTGTGCACGTCAGCGGGGGTCAACGACATCTGATCACCTCACGCACTCCAGGGCTGCGGCCATCCGAGGTGTCCCCGTCATCCCGGATACGCCAGTCGCATCAGAATGAATACGACCAACAGCAGCACCATAATCGATAGGTCCAGGCCCACGCCTCCGATCCGGATCGTCGGGATGAGCCGACGGACCAGACGTACCGGAGGATCGGTCACTGTGTAGATGGTCTCCAGCGTTACCGCAACCCCACCCGCGGGCCGCCAGTCCCTGGCGAACGTGCGGACGAGCTCCACCACGACTCGCGCGGTGAGCAGCAGCCAGAAGGCGAACAACACCCAGAAGGCGGCGAGCAGCAGTGGTTCCACGGGTCAACTGTGCCATCACTCAGGTTCGGGTGGCGAACCCACCCTCGGCCAACCGCCGCTTGTCCTCAGCGGTGGGGTCGGCGTTGGGTGGTGAGATCAAGAACACCTTGTTGGTGACCTTGTCCATCGAGCCGCGCATGGCGAACGCGAGGCCCGCCGCGAAGTCCACCAGGCGCTTGGCGTCCGCGTCGTCCATCTCGGTGAGGTTCATGATCACCGGTCGGCCGTCGCGGTAGTGCTCGCCGATCGTGCGCGCCTCGATGTAGCTGCGCGGGTGCAGCGTGATCACCCGACCGAGTGGATATCCGGCCGGTTCCGGCTGGCGCGGCCTGCTCGGCTGCTCGCGGCGCGGTTCCACCGCGAGCGCGCCGTGCGTCTGCGGGTCCGGCACGGTCGCGGGGGTCCACGCCGGGCGCGGCCGCCCCCGCTCCGCGGGCTCGTAGTCGTCCTCGACCTCGTCGCGGTAGCCACCGCGCTGGCCGCCGAACCACCGGCGCCGACCACCCGGGTAGTCCTCGAACTCGTCCTCGGCGTAGTCCGGGCGGTAGCCGCGCCGGTCGTACTCCTCGGCCTCGTAGTCGTCGAGCTCGTCCGCCGGGACCATGCCGAAGTAGGCCTTCAGCTTCTGCAGCGTGCTCATGCCGTTCCTCCGGTTCCCCGAGCGTGGTCGTGCGTGTGCTTGTCCGACTACCACGTCCCCGCAAGCCTCAACCCCGGGTGTGGCGATCTTGCCCGCCGGGGTCCGTTCTTGCTATGGGGAGGCTAGCCCGCGTCCCCCCAGCAGCGCGGTTCCGACACGCACGCACGTCGACCCGTAGTCGATCGCCCGCTCCAGGTCGTTACTCATGCCGCAGGACAGTTCCACGGCCGAGGGGAACTCGGCGCGCAGGCTGCCTGCCACACCCGCAAGACGTTCGAAGGCCGCCGAAGGTTCCATGCCCAACGGCGCCACGGCCATGATCCCGCGGAGGCGGAGATCACTCGATCGAATTACCCGCTCGGCCAACGCGGGCAAGCCGTCGAGGGGGCAGCCGCCGCGCTCGGGGTCGCCGTCGATGCTCGCCTGCAGCAGCACCTCCAGCGGCGCCGTGCGCTCCCCCTCGGCGAGCGCTGCGGTGGTGGCCTTGCCGAGCGCCTCGACGAGCCGCTCGGAGTCCGCGGACTGCACCTGGGCGGCCCACCGGACCACGGACCTGGCCTTGTTGCGCTGCAGCCTGCCCACCATGTGCCAGCGGGGCGCGGCGTCGGGGCGCAGCGCGGACATCGCCTCGGCCTTGGGACCCGCCTCCTGCTCCCGGTTCTCGGCCAGGTCGAGCACGCCGAGGTCGACCAGGACCGCAGCGTCCTCGACCGGGAAGGTCTTGGTGACCGCCAGCAGCCGCACCTCGGCGGGGTCGCGCCCGGCCGCGGCGCAGGCGGCGGCGATGCGGGCCCGGACCTCGGCCAGGTTCGCGGCGATCTCGGCGGCCCGGTCGGTCACGGCTGCACCCAGGTGACCGCGGCCAATCGCCCAGTGGTGCCTTCCCTGCGGTGACTGAACAGCGAGCGGTCCTCTGTGGTGCACCTCGGGTCGATGCCGATGCGGGCCACGCCCGCGTCCGCGAGCTGCCGCCACAGGCCTGCCCGCAGGTCGAGCCCCGGCGTGCCCTTGCGGGTGCGGCAGGCGCTGCCCGGCAGGTGCTTCTCCACGTCGGTCTGCATGTCCTGCGGGACCTCGTAGCACTCACCGCAGATGGACGGGCCGAGCAGGACCTCCACGCGGCGAACGTCGGCTCCGGCACCAGCCATGGCCTCGAGCGCGGCCGGGACAACGCCGACCCGCGCGCCTACGCGCCCGGCGTGCACCGCGCCGACGACCCCGGCCTCGGGGTCCGCCAGCAGCACGGGGACGCAGTCGGCGACGAGCACCACGAGGGCGAGCCCGGCCTCTGCGGTCACGACTGCGTCGGTCGCTTCGAGCTTGTCCTCGACCGGCCCGGAGACGACGCCCACGGTGCGGCCGTGCACCTGCTCCATCCACACCAGGCGGTCGGCGGGCAGACCCAGCTCGGCCGCCAACCGGTCGCGGTTGGCGGCCACCGCGGCCGGGGCGTCGCCGACGTGGTCGCCCAGGTTGAACGTGTCGTAGGGCGCCGTGGACGCCCCACCTTCGCGTGTTGTGACCACGCGTCGAATCCGCACACCGCACCCCACACCCGCTAGGAGTCCTTACCCGCCAAACCTAGCGTCCCCGGGGTGGCGGGTGGAGCTACCGCCGCATGAACGGCGGCACGTCCACCTCGTCGTCGGGGTCCTCGGTGACCGGGACGGCCCGGCCTGCCACGCCGCCCTGGCTGGCCCGCACACTGGGCATGGGCTGGGCGGCCACGCTGCCCTGGGTGTAGTCCTGCCGGTAGGTCGGCGCCTGCTGGTGCACGGGCTGCTGCTGGGCGGGCTGCTGGTGCACCGCCTGCTGGTGGACCGGCTGCTGGTGCACGGGCTGCTGGTGCTGGACCTGCTGCTGGTAACCCTGCTCCGGCAACGCCACCGGCGCCGGGGTCGGCTCGGGCTGCGGGACCGGCTGGTGCTGCTGGGTGGCGACCTGCCCGGACTGCGCGGACACCGTGTTCTGGGCGCTGCCCTTGGTGCCGAACGCCGTCGGGTCCAGCTTCTTGTGCGTCGGGCCGCCGCTGTCGAAGCCCGCAGCGATGACGGTCACCCTGACCTCGTCGCCGAGCGAGTCGTCGATCACCGTGCCGAAGATGATGTTGGCCTCCGGGTGGGCGGCCTCCTGCACCAGCGACGCGGACTCGTTGATCTCGAACAGGCCCAGGTCGGAGCCGCCCGCGATGGCCAGCAGCACGCCGTGCGCGCCGTCCATGGACGCCTCGAGCAGCGGCGAGTTGATCGCCTTCTCCGCCGCGGTCACCGCCCGGCCCTCGCCGCGCGCCGAGCCGATGCCCATCAGCGCGCTGCCCGCGCCGGACATGACGCTCTTGACGTCGGCGAAGTCCAGGTTGATCAGACCGGGGGTGGTGATCAGGTCGGTGATGCCCTGGACACCGGAGAGCAGCACCTCGTCCGCGGAGCGGAAGGCGTCCATCAGGCTCACGCCGACGTCGCCGAGCTGCAGCAGCCGGTCGTTGGGGATCACGATGAGCGTGTCGCACTCGTTGCGCAGCTCGGTGATGCCGTCCTCGGCCTGCCTGGCCCGCCGCTTGCCCTCGAAGGAGAACGGGCGGGTGACCACGCCGATGGTGAGCGCGCCGAGCTTGCGGGCGATCGAGGCCACGACGGGGGCGCCGCCGGTGCCGGTGCCGCCGCCCTCACCCGCGGTCACGAAGACCATGTCGGCCCCCTTGAGGACCTCCTCGATCTCCTCGCGGTGGTCCTCGGCGGCCTTGTGCCCGACCTCGGGGTTGGCGCCCGCGCCGAGGCCCCTGGTCAGTTCCCGGCCGATGTCGAGCTTGACGTCGGCGTCGGACATCAGCAGCGCCTGCGCGTCGGTGTTCACCGCGATGAACTCGACACCCTTGAGACCGACCTCGATCATCCGGTTGACGGCGTTCACGCCGCCGCCACCGATGCCGACGACCTTTATCACGGCGAGGTAGTTGTGCGGGGGCGTCATCGAAGCCGCCTTCCTTGTCGTCTTCAGCTGGTCGTCTTCACGGGTCGAGATCAGTGCGGGTGCCCGGCCCGGGAACCCTCGACCTCAACCAGAGAGTGAGAGTGATGTCAACCCCGGACCTGGCAAGGAAGGTAGGCATAGGACTGGCCGCGATCCAGCCGCCACGCCGTGCGGGCTCCCGGTTGTTGGTCACCGACCGTGCGGGCACCCGGTTCACTCGCCGGTGGCACCGTCGAGGAATTCGCGGATCACGTCGAGGTGGCCCGCGTGCCGACCGGTCTCCTCGATCATGTGGATGAGCACCCAGCGCAGGCTGAGCTGCTTGCCGTCGCGGAACGCCACCGTGTCGTCGAGCGCCAGGCCCGCGGTGACTTCCCGACTGCGTTCGCACTGCTGGGCGTAGTCGGCGAGCAACTCGGCCGTCGTGAGGTTCGCGGCGATCTCGAACTCCCCGTCGGGGCGCTCGGCGCTATAGGGCGCCCTGTTGGGTTGGCCGCTGAGAGCCACCTCGAACCAGTAGGCCTCCACCCAGCGGAGGTGAGAGAGGAGACCCGCGACAGTCATCAGCGGTGATGGCAGCACCGAGCGGTGAGTGTCCGCTTCGGACAATCCCTCGGACTTGAACG
It includes:
- the ileS gene encoding isoleucine--tRNA ligase — encoded protein: MGYPRAFTGEPTVPAQPSFPNLETAVLDHWSADRTFQASVDARPAGDNGGNEFVFYDGPPFANGLPHYGHLLTGYVKDLVPRYQTMRGRHVERRFGWDTHGLPAEVEAEKQLGFSSKSDIESFGIEKFNEVCRTSVLRYTDQWRDYVTRQARWVDFDNDYKTLDLDYMESVMWAFKSLYDKGLVYEGFRVLWYCWRCETPLSNTETKMDDTYRDRQDPAVTVGLRLQAPGTDLDGVQALVWTTTPWTLPSNLAAAVHPDVDYVVVESNGQRYLLAEARVGAYARELGEEVPVVARYKGSDLLGTRYLPPFDFFVGRTNAHQVLAADYVTTEDGTGIVHIAPAFGEEDKVVTDAAGIEVVIPVDPHGRFTGEVAPYEGQHVFEANKQIIRDLKDAGLLLRHETYDHPYPHCWRCDNPLIQRAVSSWFVAVTQFKDRMVELNQQINWVPGHIKDGQFGKWLENARDWNISRNRFWGSPIPVWVSDDPDHPRVDVYGSLDELERDFGVRPTDLHRPSIDELTRPNPDDPTGASTMRRVPEVLDCWFESGAMSFAQVHYPFENREWFEDHYPGDFIVEYNGQTRGWFYTMHVLATALFDRPAFTNCVAHGIVLGDDGQKMSKSRKNYPDVNEVFDRDGSDAMRWFLMASPILRGGDLVVTERGIRDAVRQAVLPLWNSYYFLALYANAEGKEGTWRTDSTHVLDRYALAKTRQLVESVTAALDDYDISGACQTVREYLEVLTNWYVRRSRDRFWAGDTDAIDTLHTVLEVVARLTAPLLPFTAEVVWRGLTAGRSVHLADWPAAADLPGDDALVAGMDRVRQVCSAALALRKANKLRVRLPLARLLVAAEDAAVLEPFTELIRDEVNVKAVELTTDVAAHGHFELAVNARACGPRLGPDVQKVIRAVKAGEWSTTEAGAVVAAGIELREGEYERRLVATDAGATAELPASSGLVVLDTAVTAELAAEGVARDLVRIVQQARRDAGLEVSDRIVLTVDTSSAPELDAVLAVHRDFVAGETLADVVDTGAASAAEGTVGDGLAVRVDVRKV
- a CDS encoding MFS transporter; translated protein: MTTTTPGLGPDFTRLWATSAATNVADGIMIAAGPLLVARLTDDPVAIGAVAFVAQLPWLLFSLVSGALVDRWDRRRVVVAVNLYRAVVVGALATAVWADVVSVWLVYLAFFLIGVGETLVDTAASALVPDIVAVTALPTANARQQAVAIVGNMFVAPPLGAALFVVSAVLPFGLESALFLVGAVVAATVRFRPPPRPVAQRARMREEIAEGLRWAWSHTLLRAMAVALCLMNIALMATVAILVLYAEQRLGLGEVGFGLLFAALAAGGLLGSAVAPWLQRRVGDSALVRIGLLIETATHFGLALTTDAWVAGAINVLFGVHGAVFGVVLTSVRQRAVPEHLRGRVGGVYSLLIIGGSAVGSLVGGFIARGFGITAPFWAAGVAMVVLTAVVWRGFRPAAFAVPAP
- the wag31 gene encoding DivIVA-like cell division protein Wag31, producing MSLTPADVHNVAFSKPPIGKRGYNEDEVDAFLDLVEVELSRLIEENNDLRAQVEQLDAQLESTRADLEDARTAGATVAPVRAVEEPRRLQPVPPPSSLEQTSPGGGGDHHVQAAKVLGLAQEMADRLTGEAKAEADGMLAEARTKSEQLLSEARAKSDTMVNEARTRAETMLNDARTRAETLERQAREKATTLERDAQRQHTEIIGAVQAERTTLEKKIDELRTFEREYRTRLKTFLESSLRELGDRGSAAPTTEARGAGQQSGYSFGPRAEAG
- a CDS encoding YggT family protein, with amino-acid sequence MEPLLLAAFWVLFAFWLLLTARVVVELVRTFARDWRPAGGVAVTLETIYTVTDPPVRLVRRLIPTIRIGGVGLDLSIMVLLLVVFILMRLAYPG
- a CDS encoding cell division protein SepF → MSTLQKLKAYFGMVPADELDDYEAEEYDRRGYRPDYAEDEFEDYPGGRRRWFGGQRGGYRDEVEDDYEPAERGRPRPAWTPATVPDPQTHGALAVEPRREQPSRPRQPEPAGYPLGRVITLHPRSYIEARTIGEHYRDGRPVIMNLTEMDDADAKRLVDFAAGLAFAMRGSMDKVTNKVFLISPPNADPTAEDKRRLAEGGFATRT
- a CDS encoding YggS family pyridoxal phosphate-dependent enzyme, whose amino-acid sequence is MTDRAAEIAANLAEVRARIAAACAAAGRDPAEVRLLAVTKTFPVEDAAVLVDLGVLDLAENREQEAGPKAEAMSALRPDAAPRWHMVGRLQRNKARSVVRWAAQVQSADSERLVEALGKATTAALAEGERTAPLEVLLQASIDGDPERGGCPLDGLPALAERVIRSSDLRLRGIMAVAPLGMEPSAAFERLAGVAGSLRAEFPSAVELSCGMSNDLERAIDYGSTCVRVGTALLGGRGLASP
- the pgeF gene encoding peptidoglycan editing factor PgeF, with amino-acid sequence MRIRRVVTTREGGASTAPYDTFNLGDHVGDAPAAVAANRDRLAAELGLPADRLVWMEQVHGRTVGVVSGPVEDKLEATDAVVTAEAGLALVVLVADCVPVLLADPEAGVVGAVHAGRVGARVGVVPAALEAMAGAGADVRRVEVLLGPSICGECYEVPQDMQTDVEKHLPGSACRTRKGTPGLDLRAGLWRQLADAGVARIGIDPRCTTEDRSLFSHRREGTTGRLAAVTWVQP
- the ftsZ gene encoding cell division protein FtsZ, coding for MTPPHNYLAVIKVVGIGGGGVNAVNRMIEVGLKGVEFIAVNTDAQALLMSDADVKLDIGRELTRGLGAGANPEVGHKAAEDHREEIEEVLKGADMVFVTAGEGGGTGTGGAPVVASIARKLGALTIGVVTRPFSFEGKRRARQAEDGITELRNECDTLIVIPNDRLLQLGDVGVSLMDAFRSADEVLLSGVQGITDLITTPGLINLDFADVKSVMSGAGSALMGIGSARGEGRAVTAAEKAINSPLLEASMDGAHGVLLAIAGGSDLGLFEINESASLVQEAAHPEANIIFGTVIDDSLGDEVRVTVIAAGFDSGGPTHKKLDPTAFGTKGSAQNTVSAQSGQVATQQHQPVPQPEPTPAPVALPEQGYQQQVQHQQPVHQQPVHQQAVHQQPAQQQPVHQQAPTYRQDYTQGSVAAQPMPSVRASQGGVAGRAVPVTEDPDDEVDVPPFMRR
- a CDS encoding DinB family protein; this encodes MTDTPVNDPRVEPPYQGDERELLSAFLDYLRATIAFKSEGLSEADTHRSVLPSPLMTVAGLLSHLRWVEAYWFEVALSGQPNRAPYSAERPDGEFEIAANLTTAELLADYAQQCERSREVTAGLALDDTVAFRDGKQLSLRWVLIHMIEETGRHAGHLDVIREFLDGATGE